The Lathyrus oleraceus cultivar Zhongwan6 chromosome 5, CAAS_Psat_ZW6_1.0, whole genome shotgun sequence genome includes the window TTCACATTAATTATTATTTTGTTCCTAATATAACTATTAGAGGGgaaaacaatttttaaaaaaattatttaaattttgtATTCTTAATTTCTATTATCTTTTATACtttctttaaaaataaaaactataACATTTATTTTTGTCTTAAATAGTATTTTTGTCACTGTTGGCgtatttttaaaaataattcCTGAACGTTAAAATTTTTCTGTTTTAGTCTTTAAAATCAAAATCTATAGAAAATTATATAGGTTTCTTGCAAATTTTCTTCGAATTTTTATGCGGATTTAAAATCTATAGGTTTTCTGCGAAATTTTCTTCGAATTTATTTTCGGATTTTCACTTTAGATAATAAAACCAAAATGATTTTAAAATTCAGAGACTAAAAAAAAAATTTAGGaattaaaaacaaaaacactGCAACTTAAAGAGATAGAAAAActatttaaatatttatttttatattaatgaaaaaaaaattctcattaaataaatttaataataattatattttaatttgaatGTAAATAAAAATAACTGATAAACAAATAGTGATACAAAGTTACTTTAAAAAGTATAATATAATCAAATATATGACGTTTAGCATTTTTTataaacaataaaaataatattaatcaCAATTGTGAGTAATCTTTCAAGTTATTCTTGAAATTACATTTTTAATTTGAGCATATTCTTTTTTTATCAAGCCcaatatattaaataaaaattagGTATAAAAATGATTAAGACATCGAAACCTTGAATATATCTAATTTTAAAATTAGAGATATCAAATTTGTTTAGATTGAAATCAAGCGCTACATCAGTGTATATGCTAGACTACCACGTAAAATTAGAAGCTAAAAAGTTAACTAACTTATCTCTACAGTGATTCTCTTTCTTGTAAATATGAGTTGTCAAAAAATTGAAATCTCTAATTTTAATCATACAATTGTCTCATATGTTTCTTAACTTCCAAGTCACGACATATGGTTTACTATAGGCTTTAACAAGTAACCTTAAATCTGTCTCCAACCACAAATTTAGACCAATTACAACTAACAATGTATTCCTGCAACATTGCAGGAATGACTCCCATAATCTCTTCGTAAAATGCATTGTTCGAAAGAAAATTATAAGCAAACTACCTAAACACTCACCAAGATGATTTGTAAACATCCCAATACAAGTTTCTCTAAGAGGTATGTCACCCGAAGACCCATAAATATTCACTTTGATCCAACCTGAAAGAGAAGGATTCCATAATTGTTTTATAAATATTTGGGGCTAAGAGGGTGAATTTAAATAGATATATTTTTCATGATCACAAATTCTCGCATGGAAGAGCTGACAGAAAACTTTACCTGCGAATGCCATAGTAGTCATCAAAACAATGGAGGAGCAAGCATACTTCCATGGAATAGACACATTTTGAAACATGGCCTGATTATACGCATGCCAAATAGCATACACGGTGCTCACCACAACAGCAATAGACACCAAATTGCACTGCGCATAAGCGCTTCTGTCTATGACCAAAAAATAATCTTCCAAACAACCAATTGATAAACATAACTCAAGCATATGATGCAGCCAGTTCCAAGGAATATAAGGGTTCCAACACATAAATGCCACAAATGCATGAATATGGCAGGTAGAAGATACATTTTCAAAGATGTAGGGTCCGTttgttttaactttaaaaaaatggattttttctttatatttttgaaaatggattctacaaaattgttttcaaaatattataagtttttctaaatttgttttctataaattaaaagattgaattgttcattctataacataaatatacattattgaagattaaaacatagtcaaaattacaattttttcaaaaagttgtatcttaaaaatgatttttatgaaaaactatttgaaatagcttcaaaattaattgattttttgaaaatttgatatccaaaaaaagtttcgataaaatgatgaaatacctaaaataacattttaagaataactattcaaccaaattttcatttgaagcttttatgaaaagtttctttgtaaattGTTTTTACACTAAAATTTGTAACactataaaaattattttaaaaaaaagaaaaaacaaacGGGCACCTAATCTTTAATAAAAAtgaattttcttttaaaattgattttaaaatggAAAATTCTAACCACAACTTCACAAAGTCACCATGGCCTTAGCTCACTCACTTCCAACATCAAGGTTCACACATTTGAGCTCCCAATATCTACTTTTTCCAATAATTATGCAGTTCCCAATGTTTAAAGTAAAGGCATATCCTCATCTGACAAATATCCACCAGTTCATACCACTAACCTCAAAATTAGCCCAACTCCATCAATACAACATGATAACCACCATAATGAAGTATTACATGATGGTTCTAATGTTGTTCCTTCACCTACCTCATCCAACCCTACATCAACACCTTGTTCTAATCCCACTACACCAAAGAAATATATGGCTTGAATCAGGCGCCACAAGCCTAATATAAGAAGTTGCATCATGCTCTCATTCAGTTTAGTTTTGTGTCAATTCGATGTCATCCCTCCCTATTTGTGTATAATCATCACAACATTACACTTTATGCATTGGTCTATGTAGAGATATTCTTCTTACAAGATCCTCTTCCAAGTTAATTCATGACTTGATCACCAAGTTTCACAATAAGTTTGCACTAAAACAGCTATGTAAACCTCAATACTTCCTTGGATTTGGAATACATTATCAACATAATGGCTAAATGTTGTTGACACAAACCAAGCACATTCAGGACCTTCTATCCAAATTCAATATGACTTCTTTTAAATTGATTCATACACCTATAATTACCACTTGTAAACTAAGCAAGCATCACATAGATGTGTTAATTGATCCTCTTCTTTATCATTCAACAGTTGAAGCATTGCAATATCTCACATTAACTGGACTGAATATTGCATTTTCTATCAACAAAGCATGTCAGTTCATGGCCAATCCTCTAGAATCTCATTAATGTGCATTCAAACGTATCTTACGTTATTTAAGTGGCACATAATCTTGTGATTTAATGTTTTCTCCATCCAATACATCTCACAAATCCTCTCTACGTGCTTAAAGTGATTCTAATTGGGCCATTGATCTGGATGACCTTCGTTTTACCTCATGCTCGTGTGTCTACTTTGGTTATAACCTTGTGCCATGGAGCTAGAAGAAACAAGCATTGGTAGCTCGTTCAAGCACCGAAGCAGAGTATCGAGCATCGGCATATACGACCTCAGAAGTTTTGTGGTTAGAATCTCTTCTCGCGGAGTTGCACATTCCTTAATTACTTCCTACACTACTTTGTAACAACCTTAATGTTATCATGTTATCTCAAAACCCTATACTTCATGCTAGAATGAAACATATAGATCTTGACATTCATTTCGTTTGGGAAAAGAGGGTGTCGCAACAACTCCTTATTCAACATATCTCATCTCTTGCTCAGATAGTTAATGTGCTAACAAAATCACTATCTATGACGTTGTTTTTAGATTTTCAACTCAAACTCAAGGTGCATTATTTGCCTCCACCATGAGTTTGTGGAGGAGTATTAGTGAGGTATAAAAGATGAAGTAATTAAGAGTTAGTTAGCAGTGTTACAAAAGTTGTTAGCATGAGTATGATGTTAGTTATGGATGATTAACTAACTTCTTCATAGATTAGTTAGTATATAAGAGCCGATCATTATTTGTAAAGTTTAACAAAGTGGACACTTGCaccatctctctctctctctctctctctctctctctctctctctctctctctctctctctctctctctctctctctctctctcgctctctctctctctctctctctctctctctctctctctctctctctctcgctctctctctctctctctctctctctctctctctctctctctctctctctctctctctctctctctctctctctctctctctctctctctctctctctctctctctctctctctctctctctctctctctctctctctctctctctctctatatatatatatatatatatatatatatatatatatatatatatatatatatatatatatatatatatatatatatatatatatatatatatatatatatatatatatatatatatatatatatatatatatatatatatatatatatatatatatatatatatatatatatatatatcgacTCAATTGAAAACCCTCGGTATTATAGAAATAACAACAATTAATCATAATCATTAAATTGCAATTCATTGAAATTAATGGACTAGATTGATTTCTCTTTCTGTAATCATCTTTATTTGTAGTATATACAATCTTCAACAAAATTAATTCACATTTATATTTTAATAAACAAAATATTTAATTTGTCTCCCtttgaaaataatgaaaattgattaaaaataattttatagttgatatattttattttataattaatcTTTAAACAAGTATTATCATACTatcaaaaaatttaaaaataatacTAATATATTCATCCAACAATATTTACTGCTAATATAATTataaatatataatttatttgtattttaaaaataacaatTAATATAATTATGAGTAAATAAAAATATTAACATAATCATATATTAATCCAcatattattaatattataatGTATTAATCATAAATGTTAATATAGTTATATGTTAATTgttaaataaaaaaataatatttataaaacTCTCTTCTATCAGTTATTATTATATTAATTGTTTTTATATAAAAACTAAACGTGTACTGCTTTGATTATCATATAATTATTTTAGtaatttttatataaaaaaatataattattgaTTTCTCATTATAACGTCTTTatatttataatttatatttttttttccaaaatttaatATATGTTATATTTTAAGAAATGAAATATTTGATTTGTTGTCTTTTAAGAATAATGATAATCAATTGAAAATATTTAACTTTTATATAAAACACAATTCATATAATTAGATATTTATTATTAATGttaatatttaattatattaacTCCTGTCTTTTATATTATTAATGTTAATATGTGGATtaatatattattaaaatattttttttattaatacATAATTATATTGATTGTTATTATAAAACACAACAAACTTATATGTTTATAATTATATTAccaataaatattttttagattgatatgttattatttttaaattcCGGATAGTACGACAATACTTATTTATagattaattattaaataaaatgTATCATCTATAAAattattttcaaaagaaaacaaattaaATATTTTGTTTCTTAAAATATAAATGtgaattattttttttttgaagattatatatattaataataaagAGGACTATAGAAGGAGAAATTAATCTAGTTCATTAAATTCAATGAATTGAAATTTAATAGTTAAGATTAATTATTCTCATAATTTAAATATTCTCTTAATTTGAGTGAAGAAAAATAGTTTTGTGTTAGTCAATATAAAGTTAAATAAAGATAATCAAATTTGAAGGGTGGTGTGACTTTATACATGTTAGTTGATTTAAATGAATGCAAATTTTTGGTTTACAGTTAAATTTCGGCCATTAacatttatttatatttttttcaatcacattttttatatttataaatcaacatatttaaaaaaaaattactAACATAATATATTTGAAAGATTATTCTTTAAAATACAAGTTTTAAAGATGCTAAATTAAatttattattgttattttatgGAGATTAAAATTTTTATAACATAAAATTGAATTAAGAGTATGCAAGTAAAGTGAGCTGGTGAAATAACTTAATTAATATATGATAGCTGAGTTAAATATCTACAAACTGCTAATATACAATTCAATTCTTATTTATAAATCAACGATTTTAAAAAATGTAAATACAAAATAAAAGTTAgataaataataagaaaaaaaaaacaaatactAGAAAGAAGTATGTGTTGGGAGAGTAATAATAgttttaaatatttaatttaaacaCAAATTCCAAAATTGGTTGagtataaatatttatttaattatcttagttatttattatttttaaaaatgatgAATGATTAAATTGAGTAATAAAACtaattatttatataattaatGAGGTTGCATTGattttctattttaaaaaataGATTTTTAAAAATCCAAAACGTTTATTTAATATcataaatattattatttttaaatttgaagGTCCTAAACTGAAATTCCATATTTTTAAAAGAATAAAAATAGATCTATAAAAAGAAAATATGATTATCCTTTTATTTTAAAGTTATAAAAAATGTAAcaaaataaattttcaaaaaaaaaaaaacacttttaaaattctaaaagtaatttttgttttaaaaaaaaaattcttaaaaaaCTCATAACAAAATCAGCTTGAATTTCGTTTAGGAATAATTAGAACCAACGTTCCACTCTATATTAAACAAGGGTAAGCTTTGACTAAAAGGAGTTATTAAAATATGTAATAAATGGGAGCCACGTTTCAAATTAGAGGAAAAGACTTTGTTGCCCCTGGAACCTCGTATTGACTGGGGCCTTGTTAGCGTGTATCTCAAGTGGACCCACATAAGGATATCTGAGGTAAACATTGTACTATGTATATAAATACGGATCTCACTTTAATTGTAAAATTGTGTCGTGTTTTTTCTTTCGTTTTCTGTCTCTTTTCCAATCTTTGTGGGTGATAGAGAAAACGTAGAGATGCAAATGCAACCTGATTGATCCTCTTTATACAGTAGCAATGTAAGATCTTATTTCATTTCTGGTTTATTTTTCATTTCAATGTTGAATTATTGATCCATCCTATTTTATGCTCTAACTTTGATTTTAGTTTTACAAtattgcttttatatgttttctGATCTCAGATATATACATATTTCATGTCTTTTATTCTCAGATTTTCTTAATCGTTAACATCGACAACTACTGTGTTTCATTGTATCAgtttttttcattattttttatttttatttttaaatttacTTTATTTTCGAGTTTACTGTGATTTGAAGCAGCTATGACCACATTATGATTTGtctaaatttttatttaaataatttattttttcaaataaatATTTAAAGCAGCTAATCCAATTGATGacaatataaatatatatatatatatatatatatatatatatatatatatatatatatatatatatatatatatatatatatatatatatatatatatatatatatatatatatatatatatgagattaatACATTCTCTCCCACGTAATTGGATTGACgtttattttttttgaaatttttttattattaaaaagTGAGTTATTTTcagaaataaataaaaaataaattattttagaTACTTATTTTGAAAAATAGGTTAGAGTTTCCTCATTTACCATGGATCAAGTTTTTAATATAGTTGgattttaaattaaaaaaaaacgCTGTTTTTTTTCTATATATAATAATACATTTATTAAATTATCAAGTAatataaatataatttaattgCTTGCCAGCTATATTTTACCAATACAAGCCtaattttctttttctgatttGTTTCAGGATAAACATCATCATCACTCACCTGCTTCTAGTTTATTTTGTTGAAACCAATTGCAAGGGCATAATAGAGAATTAAAAAAGTAGCctattttgtttttgatttttgATGTGAAAAATTAAGGAATGGATACATTGAACGAGTATTTATCAAGCCAAGCGGAATACATAGCTTCGTCTCTATATAGCTATGCATTAAGGGCGAAACGGAATCGTCGTACAAATAATGGAAATTATCGTTGTTCTTATCGTTATCATGGTCTTCAAACCCTAGTTCATTCCGAAGATGCGAAGCTACCGGAAAGAATTCTACATTGTTACAATTACAACATGGATAAAACAAGAATTGCACTATCACAAGGTGTTAAGACATCTTTGTTGTGGGAGAGATTGTCGAAGTCGTTATGGTCATCGTCGCCGGGTTCGCCCAGGTTGCGTTCGACTGTAATGGGCGATGTGATTGGGACGGAGAGTGGAGATTGTATGAGCTGTGATTTACTTGAGCTTCTAGGTCAAGATCAAAGTCATAAAAAGGGGTTTGTGTTTAAAGAGAGGGAGAAAGTGAAGAAGGAGTTTCCTCCTGCAATAACATTGTTGAGAGAATCGGGAGGCGTGATGCCGTGGTGTATTAGAAAGGAATGTAATGAGGATGGGAGGTTGATTTTTAAGACGGAGCGAGTTAAGTGCTATTATGAAAACATGGAGGCTCAGAGAGAAAATGGTAGACTTACGATGAGGCTCATCCATCATCAGGATAATGACGATGATGATGGATGGCCTATTGAAGacaatgatgaagatgaagaaaagAATGGTTATGATGAGTTTGAAAAAGAATTGGCGAAGGAATTTGATAGTAGTGAGACGCGGAAGAATGAGAGCGGGCGATGTTGGGCCGATTTTCGGCCGTGTGTTTCTTATGGTGGTGGAGGGTTTGCTAGGGATTCAGGATCCTTCTACTTGGGTCAGACAGGTTCTGCACCCATTGCTTATGTTATGTGATTTGATTCTTTGCCAACTTAATAAATAAGCTCTTCAACTTTCTGTGTGATGCACTAAAAAGCACACAGAAAGGATGGAGCCATCTATCTAGCAGGTAGAGTGGCTAGTTGGTGAAAAATATGATATACTATTTTCGTTTGTCCTTCAACATTTTGTCTCCGGCGTTTTAAGAGTTACAGCATTTGCTTGTTGTAATTTTCATGGTTGTTTGTTGTTCTTTTGAAGAAATTAAATAAACATAAGTAAATTATTATTGAAAATTAGTTTGAAGAATTAGACGACATCTTTTGAGTGgtattttttaattttttaattaaagGAGTTTGTGAATATTTATGTTTATTACATATATTTTATATGAATTTAATGGTTATATACATAAAGATATAAAATAATCTTAGGCTATCTAATACATATTTATTATTCAATCATATCACacaaataattttaaaattacaGTTTGATTTAATAGAATATATGATAATGATGAATTgaaaatataaaattaattcaCATCGTTAATGTAtatcttattttttattttatatatatatatatatatatatatatatatatatatatatatatatatatatattatatatatatatatatatatatatatatatatatatatatatatatatatatatatatatatatatatatatatatatatattagtgGTGAAACAGTTCAATTTGGATCAGTTTTTATTTAAAGAATGCTTAAATCAGTCAAAGCTATGTTAGTTTGGTTTACTTCAGTTTTTACTATTTTTTAAAATGTTACCGATTCAAACTAATTGAATTGGTtcaattttaattgatttgtTTGAAATACGTTTTTTTCTTCATATAATACTATGGTAACAATTTTATTTCATGTTATTGTTTTTTAAAAGGTCGAATTAAATTAATTCACAGAAGGGAGTCATAATGATGATAGTTCACCCTCAGATACATTTTTCTTGTAAGGTGTTGATGACATATTTATTAAGTGTTATTAAcatattatatttttaaaaaaaaattctaaaaaacaaaataatatattttttgtttaaaaataaaatgagaaaaagattttaaaaaacagaataatattttgtttgttttaatatAGAGTTTTATGAGTTAATAacatattttttattaaaaatagaataaatattttttgttttaaaaagAGTTAAAAAACAGAATAtattatttgttttgttttaacATATATTTTTATTCATTATCTATTtagttaataatatgtttatatattgttttaatatatatttttattaaaatagaTTTATGTATTTAGTAATATGTGcatataattaattaaaataaaatttataattttcatAAAAAGTGTTAACTAAAACTGATTTAAAAAACATCTTTAAATATATAGTTAAAACAAAATTTAGTAAATATATGAATATAgtaaataataaaattaatttagTAAGTAAACATCTTCGTAAAACcaattaaataaattttttttttagtATAATACGACTATTTCGTATAAAATATTATTTCAAGTTAATATAAGTATGTGTTTAAAACATTATTAGTACGTAGGTAgttattaatttatttaagatTTGTAATTGATATTAAATTTATGTTAACTAATCATGGATAATCCCTATTATTTTTTGTTATTCTTTAGTTAATTTTTAATATAGGTTATTTGATATAATtgataaaaaaattaaattgGTCGGTTGATTAAAAACTCTTGTAATTAAAATGACAACAACATTGCAAATGTGCACTATGTAGTATTATCGGTTCTATCGTAGTAGGATGTACACTAGAATGTATCTAGGAAAATGTAGATTTAAATTACATTTTAAAGAAGGAGTAGAAACGACTTATCATATTTGCATTTGCTCAAGAATATTGTTGAAGCGAAAGAGGATTAAGATGCATGTGTCTTAAATGTGGATGTCGACGTATAATTAGTGATCCAAATGAAGTAAAATGTCATTTGAAGAGAAGGAGTTTTATGCAAAAAAATTATTAGGTTTGGACATCAAATGGAGAAGAACTGTCGAATAATGTATCAGAGAGACTACTAATACACATGCTTCAAGCAGTCGATCACATATGGAATATTAGGAATACTTTAATTTAATCAATGACATAGTTGGTGATGCTTTTGGGGATGAATGTGACTTATCATGAACTTCAAGATTTTGACGGGGAAGAGCTGGTGAATGAGAAAGCGCGAAAATTTTATCAGTTGTTGAAAGAAAGAAATACACAAATGTTTAAGAGTTTGTCAGACTCTAAATCATTAATGCGTCAGAGATTATTGATCATCAAGTCAAATTGAGATGTTCCTGATTAGTGTCTGAAATTATTGCAAAAAAGATGTTGACGCGACTCCTACGAAAGAAAACTTGCCTACAAGTTTTTATGATGCAAAAAGGTTGGTGTCGAAGTTGGATCTGTAAGTAAGAAAGATTAATTGTTGTATTAGAGGTTTCATGTTGTTTCATGAAAATGAGTTTGGTACAAATAATGGAGCGTTGGAGGAATGTAAGGTTTGTAACAATCCAAGATATCTAGTTTGCAGTAAAGCCATTAATCATAAACAAAAACATATCTCAGTGAAGTTCATGTTTTATCTTCCAATAATACCAAGGTTAAAAATAATGTTTGCTTCAATGCATCGTGCTAGTCAAATTACATGGCATCATACAAACGAAATTAGTTCAGGCACAATGCGACACCCATCTTATGGTGAGACATGGAAGCACTTTGATCAGATACATCCTGAATTTGCTGTAGAACCCAGAAATGTCAGACTCAGATCGTGCTTTGGTGGTTTTACTCCATATGTCCAAGCATCACCAATTGCATATTCTTATTGTCCAATTATTTTTACCCTTACAACCTCCTCCTTGATATGTGCATGACAAACTTACATGTTTATGACTTGCATCATTTCAGGACCGTCGAGTCCAAGAGCaaaaatgaatatatatttaCGACCTCTAATTGATGATTGAAGAGGTTACGGATTGAAGAATGAGTTTATGATATATCCCGTAAATAAAATTACTATTCGAGCTGCTTTGATGTGGACTATTAATGACTTTCCTGCATATGGCATGTTGTCTATGCATGATAAAATTGGATGTCCCATTGTATAGATTACACAAAAGTACATTGAAAAAATGAGTGGAAAGTTTGTGGTTTAATTTTCATCGTAGATTCCTACCAGAAAACCATGTCTTTAAAAGAAACAAGAATGCTTTAAAAAAAGGTGAGTAAGTAACGAATCTTCATCCCCCTCATTTGTCACTGAGTGAAGTATGGAATAGAGTTTGTGAACTGCCCAAATTCATAGGTTATGGAAAAGCATGCACAATCCAAGGATACAGGGACAAAAAtaattggacaaaaggaagtatTTTTGGGACCTCCTATATTGAAAAGATAACTTGTTGCGACATAATCTTGTTGTTATGCATATTGAGAAGAATTTTTTTTGACAATTATTTTAACACAATGATGGATGTCCAaggaaaaataaaatataatgaGAAGGCTATAATGGACATGGAAGTTTTATGAAATTGAAAAGACTTGGAGTTGAAGCCCCAACCAAATAGAAAATGATTAAAACCCAAGGCTAATTACAATCTAAATCCACCAAGAAGCTAATGCGGTTTGTCGATGGTTAAATGAATTGAGAATTTAAATTTTGTTTCTCAGGGGACATAGGTCGAACACGATGCTCTGACAACATGTTTGACAAGATACACCAGAACCACTATAATAACAATTACTAGACGATGGAGcagaaaagaaaaaaacaacAAAATCAAGTGTTTATCGAGTTCGGTGAAACTACACATGCGTTTGGGGAGATGAGTCCATAATCAAAGAAAGTAAAAACACATATTAATAGTTTAGTACAATTATTCGTACAAGCAACAACAAACCCTATGTTGTCTAACACATTTTTCTAACACTACCCGATGAATTTCTATTTAGAGTCTCtccctaaatatgagaacctaCTCACTTTCTTCTCTGCCAAAAAACCAGTGATAAAGGCAAACAACCATTAAGCCCTAGTGATTCACTTCAATCTTAACAATATGAAAGAATATTGAATATTACAATGCAACTAGACAAACCTTCTATGCtaagttactgaaacatagaaGTGTACGTAATAATATTGAATTTACAACTTAACCAGACAAACCTTTTATGCCAAGTTATTGAAACATATAGGTGTACATAAAAAATAACAAGGAATCTTGCAAACCTTAGCACTCTAAGATCTTCAATGTGAATGTTTTCTTTCCAATGTAGGTTTGAGCTTCTTATATAGAAAAATAACTATAGGCTTTTCTTCATGGATTTGAAATTTATGTTCGTCCATAATTAATGCAGAATCTGTTGGATATTTGATTTGTTCCTTGAATATATCTAAAAAgatataattttttaaatttaaatcttcatttaaatTCGAATTAATCTTCATCTAGCTGTCAAACAAATCACCTAATAATTTTGTTAAATTAATAACAATAAAATCTTTAATAAATCTTCTG containing:
- the LOC127088229 gene encoding uncharacterized protein LOC127088229, whose amino-acid sequence is MDTLNEYLSSQAEYIASSLYSYALRAKRNRRTNNGNYRCSYRYHGLQTLVHSEDAKLPERILHCYNYNMDKTRIALSQGVKTSLLWERLSKSLWSSSPGSPRLRSTVMGDVIGTESGDCMSCDLLELLGQDQSHKKGFVFKEREKVKKEFPPAITLLRESGGVMPWCIRKECNEDGRLIFKTERVKCYYENMEAQRENGRLTMRLIHHQDNDDDDGWPIEDNDEDEEKNGYDEFEKELAKEFDSSETRKNESGRCWADFRPCVSYGGGGFARDSGSFYLGQTGSAPIAYVM